The following coding sequences lie in one Oceanicola sp. 502str15 genomic window:
- a CDS encoding GntR family transcriptional regulator has product MEENGTSEAVEIGTATAAQPAATEEHKAAVVAAKLREMIITNRFAPGSPVRERALAEELQVSRTPLREALKILANEGLLVLNPRRGATVAVLDDDEVRELLQLLGGLEAFASRLACENITDATLRELQALHHEMIAAYWRSDRITYFHLNQKIHLTLVRSAGNSVLEEHYRMVNARLYRVRYELNLKTNRWGDAIRDHEVIMEALEARDGARLATVLEDHVLKAFDRLRRGEVGPDAEETAEG; this is encoded by the coding sequence ATGGAAGAGAACGGGACGAGTGAAGCCGTCGAGATCGGCACAGCGACCGCGGCGCAACCGGCAGCCACCGAGGAGCACAAGGCCGCCGTGGTGGCGGCCAAGCTGCGGGAGATGATTATTACCAACCGCTTCGCGCCCGGAAGCCCGGTGCGCGAGCGTGCGCTGGCCGAGGAGCTACAGGTCTCCCGCACCCCGCTTCGCGAGGCGCTGAAGATTCTCGCCAATGAAGGGCTTCTCGTGCTCAATCCCCGGCGCGGCGCCACCGTCGCAGTGCTGGACGACGACGAAGTGCGCGAGTTGCTCCAGCTGCTGGGCGGGCTTGAGGCTTTTGCCAGCCGGCTGGCCTGCGAAAATATCACGGATGCCACGCTGCGCGAGTTGCAGGCCCTGCACCACGAGATGATCGCCGCCTATTGGCGCAGTGACCGGATCACTTACTTCCATCTGAACCAGAAAATTCACCTCACGCTGGTGCGCAGCGCCGGCAACTCGGTGCTCGAAGAGCATTACCGCATGGTGAATGCACGGCTCTACCGCGTGCGCTACGAGTTGAACCTCAAGACCAACCGCTGGGGAGATGCGATCCGCGACCATGAGGTCATCATGGAGGCGCTGGAGGCGCGGGATGGCGCGCGCCTTGCCACGGTCCTTGAAGACCACGTGCTCAAGGCCTTCGACCGGTTGCGTCGGGGCGAAGTCGGCCCCGACGCAGAAGAAACCGCAGAGGGCTAG
- a CDS encoding GntR family transcriptional regulator, translating to MAKLPENAEAQRRKGALHMATTQKLRDMIVSGELAPGERLRESHYCQLFGVSRTPFREAVKGLAAEGLIELSPNKSPVVAKLSAEDLEHIYVVVAALEATAGEIACTLMTQGEFAEVVDLHSKMLEAYEHGDRSEYLAINHLIHRRVVEFARNPVLLASWEVLVPRVERARAVANLDRKRWLAAVSEHSRMLAALGARDGAKLAQMTREHFMNGLSFSQRHAREQMTQE from the coding sequence ATGGCCAAGCTACCCGAGAATGCAGAGGCGCAACGCCGCAAGGGCGCGCTGCATATGGCGACCACGCAGAAGCTGCGCGACATGATCGTGTCGGGCGAGTTGGCGCCGGGCGAACGGCTTCGCGAATCGCATTATTGCCAGCTCTTCGGTGTGTCGCGCACACCGTTCCGCGAGGCGGTGAAGGGGCTGGCGGCCGAGGGGCTCATCGAACTTTCCCCCAACAAATCCCCGGTCGTCGCCAAGTTGAGCGCTGAGGATCTGGAGCATATCTACGTGGTCGTCGCCGCCCTGGAGGCCACGGCGGGCGAGATTGCCTGCACTTTGATGACACAGGGAGAGTTCGCTGAAGTTGTTGATCTTCATAGCAAAATGCTCGAGGCCTATGAGCACGGCGACCGCAGCGAATACTTGGCGATCAACCACCTGATCCATCGCCGCGTCGTGGAGTTCGCCCGCAATCCGGTGCTGCTGGCGAGTTGGGAGGTGCTGGTCCCGCGCGTGGAGCGGGCGCGTGCCGTTGCCAACCTTGACCGCAAGCGTTGGCTTGCCGCGGTGTCGGAGCACTCCCGGATGCTGGCGGCGCTTGGCGCGCGCGATGGGGCCAAGCTGGCGCAGATGACGCGTGAGCATTTCATGAATGGCCTGTCCTTTTCCCAGCGCCATGCGCGGGAGCAGATGACGCAGGAATGA
- a CDS encoding enoyl-CoA hydratase, protein MSAGEVRLELDGPVARIWFDRPEAMNAMTWKMYGEFEEISQKLADTEGLRAVMLRGVGGRAFVAGSDIAQFAEFESGEDGIAYERKMDRILDTFAAIPAPTLAVIDGLAIGGGLNIAGGCDLRIATAGARFGVPIARTLGNCLSIRNYARMSGALGDAIAKRMLLLAELLTAEELAGTGFLARIVEDGDIDEAADKLVAKLCSGAPLSMAASKAALSRLTQGSLPDIDDLISSCYGSKDFREGIRAFGEKRKPDWTGS, encoded by the coding sequence ATGAGCGCAGGCGAAGTTCGGCTGGAGCTGGACGGCCCGGTCGCCCGCATCTGGTTTGACCGGCCCGAGGCGATGAATGCCATGACATGGAAGATGTATGGCGAATTCGAGGAGATCAGCCAGAAGCTGGCAGACACCGAAGGGCTGCGTGCGGTCATGCTGCGGGGCGTCGGCGGGCGGGCCTTTGTGGCCGGGTCCGACATTGCGCAGTTTGCCGAGTTCGAGAGCGGTGAAGACGGCATTGCTTACGAGCGCAAGATGGATCGCATCCTCGACACCTTCGCCGCCATCCCCGCCCCGACACTTGCGGTGATCGACGGGCTGGCGATTGGGGGTGGGCTCAACATTGCAGGCGGCTGCGACCTGAGGATCGCAACAGCGGGCGCTCGTTTTGGTGTGCCGATCGCCAGGACGCTGGGCAACTGTCTGTCGATCCGAAACTATGCCCGCATGTCGGGCGCATTGGGCGATGCCATCGCAAAGCGCATGTTGCTGCTGGCGGAGTTGCTGACCGCCGAGGAGCTTGCCGGCACCGGCTTTTTGGCACGGATCGTGGAGGACGGTGACATCGACGAGGCGGCAGACAAGCTCGTGGCGAAGCTTTGCTCCGGCGCGCCGCTCTCGATGGCGGCCAGCAAGGCGGCGCTTAGCCGACTGACGCAGGGAAGCCTGCCCGATATCGACGACCTCATCTCCTCTTGCTATGGCAGCAAGGATTTTCGGGAGGGTATCCGGGCCTTCGGAGAGAAGCGCAAGCCTGACTGGACAGGCAGCTAG
- a CDS encoding TRAP transporter small permease subunit, whose amino-acid sequence MSHDPEAGAQAAALPTNALLADRILNPVRRILRLSGLVILAVMIATPMAQVIMRQFFSIPLIGADELSRFMLISVVMLTIPYTVSSGASVRMEEVQHVFPEWVQRALRVMIALLGLAAFTFASWSVLTATLKNLNNATPTLGIPYYIFFSATAVGFFCAALEFALLAWKALMGLPMYVTFAAEQPTEELSL is encoded by the coding sequence GTGTCGCATGATCCCGAAGCCGGCGCGCAAGCCGCCGCGCTCCCGACCAACGCCCTTCTGGCCGACCGCATCCTGAATCCGGTGCGCAGGATCCTGCGGCTGTCTGGACTCGTGATCCTGGCTGTCATGATCGCAACGCCGATGGCCCAGGTCATCATGCGGCAGTTCTTCAGCATTCCCCTGATCGGGGCCGACGAGCTCTCGCGCTTCATGCTCATCAGTGTCGTGATGTTGACCATTCCCTATACCGTCTCCTCGGGAGCGAGCGTCCGAATGGAGGAAGTCCAGCACGTGTTCCCCGAGTGGGTGCAGCGCGCTCTTCGGGTGATGATCGCCCTCTTGGGCCTCGCCGCCTTCACATTCGCCTCTTGGTCGGTGCTGACCGCAACGCTGAAAAACCTGAATAACGCGACGCCCACACTCGGCATCCCCTACTACATCTTCTTTTCGGCCACGGCGGTCGGCTTCTTCTGCGCCGCGCTGGAGTTTGCCCTGCTGGCCTGGAAAGCGCTCATGGGGCTTCCGATGTACGTGACATTCGCGGCCGAGCAACCCACCGAGGAGCTCTCCCTGTGA
- a CDS encoding TRAP transporter substrate-binding protein yields MKLSSIRLASAALAVTAAFAASTAGAQSLRYAHVGSEGDIQHWFAAETATRIPEATGGDVTVTVFPNSQLGGVQETIDGVRSGSITMAHHEFASLAQLVEDIAVFNAPFIYRDGEHALKATDPRTSPVLQAFNEQLIENGNMRVIGRLFRGARQMTAKMPVYSPADLEGQPFRGVPLQLWTTMIKGFGAIPTPVEVSELPTALMTGMVVGQENPLTMINANKLYEVQSHVMLTGHMQNVLPVFINEDAWQSISEENREKVLDALDTLAYETLATAQQAEQDLVGELTEKGMTFITAEDGLKLDEFRAGVVAQVNEDFPTWAPYIEQIAAIE; encoded by the coding sequence ATGAAGCTCAGTTCCATCCGGCTGGCGTCTGCGGCGCTCGCCGTCACGGCTGCATTCGCCGCGTCCACCGCTGGCGCACAAAGTCTGCGTTACGCTCACGTCGGCTCCGAGGGCGACATCCAGCATTGGTTCGCCGCCGAAACGGCGACCCGCATTCCAGAGGCCACCGGTGGCGATGTCACCGTCACTGTGTTCCCCAACTCGCAACTCGGCGGCGTGCAGGAAACCATCGACGGCGTCCGTTCCGGCTCGATCACGATGGCGCACCATGAGTTCGCTTCGCTGGCGCAGCTGGTCGAGGATATCGCCGTGTTCAACGCCCCGTTCATCTACCGCGATGGCGAGCATGCGTTGAAGGCCACCGACCCGCGCACATCGCCGGTGCTTCAGGCCTTCAACGAACAGCTGATCGAGAATGGCAACATGCGTGTCATCGGCCGCCTGTTCCGCGGCGCTCGCCAGATGACCGCCAAGATGCCGGTCTACTCGCCCGCCGATCTCGAGGGGCAGCCGTTCCGCGGCGTGCCGCTCCAGCTCTGGACGACGATGATCAAGGGTTTCGGCGCCATCCCCACGCCGGTCGAGGTGAGCGAGCTGCCAACCGCCCTCATGACAGGCATGGTCGTGGGGCAGGAGAACCCGCTCACCATGATTAACGCCAACAAGCTTTATGAAGTGCAGAGCCATGTCATGCTGACCGGCCACATGCAGAACGTGCTGCCCGTCTTCATCAACGAAGATGCCTGGCAGTCGATCTCCGAAGAGAACCGGGAGAAGGTGTTGGATGCGCTCGACACGCTGGCCTACGAAACTCTCGCAACGGCCCAGCAGGCCGAGCAGGATCTGGTGGGTGAGCTGACCGAGAAGGGCATGACCTTCATCACCGCCGAAGACGGCCTCAAGCTTGACGAGTTCCGCGCCGGCGTGGTCGCACAGGTGAACGAGGACTTCCCGACCTGGGCGCCCTACATCGAACAGATCGCCGCGATCGAGTGA
- a CDS encoding CaiB/BaiF CoA-transferase family protein has translation MTTPRQDQTGSTPLPLAGLRIIDLTQVMAGPFCCMMLGDMGADVIKIEPPKGDQTRASMGFRMKGTDSPGFLALNRNKRSVTLDLKTEGGRQMLLELVKTADVVVENYRPGVTKRLGIDYDTLSALNPKLVYASISGFGQTGPWSQRPGFDLIAQAMSGVMSAMGHPDTGPVKSGVSVGDLGAGLFCLYGILSAIIGRGTTGRGQYVDASLFEAALSLSIWETTEFWATGQSPKPLGTANRMSAPYQAFTASDGMFVVGAANQKLWDLFCEVIGRPDIHEDPRFMTNKDRVANRHALVEALAPVFIERTATGWVDAFLDRGVPAGPINDFGQVFEADHTKARDMIMRIEHPTEGEMNALGFPVKLRGTPQQVRYAPPLLGQHTDELAGELGFDAAKLRAEGAFG, from the coding sequence ATGACCACTCCAAGACAAGACCAGACCGGAAGCACCCCCCTTCCGCTCGCGGGGCTGCGGATCATCGACCTGACGCAGGTCATGGCCGGGCCTTTCTGCTGCATGATGCTGGGCGACATGGGCGCCGACGTCATCAAGATCGAACCGCCCAAAGGGGATCAGACCCGCGCCTCGATGGGCTTTCGGATGAAAGGCACCGACAGCCCGGGCTTTCTGGCGCTGAACCGCAACAAGCGCTCGGTCACGCTCGACCTGAAGACGGAGGGCGGCCGGCAGATGCTGCTCGAACTGGTCAAGACCGCCGATGTGGTGGTGGAGAATTACCGCCCCGGCGTGACCAAGCGTCTGGGAATTGACTATGACACGCTCTCCGCCCTGAACCCAAAGCTGGTCTATGCCAGCATCTCCGGCTTCGGGCAGACCGGGCCCTGGTCTCAACGGCCGGGTTTTGACCTGATCGCACAGGCTATGTCGGGCGTGATGAGCGCGATGGGCCATCCTGATACCGGGCCGGTGAAGTCTGGCGTGTCGGTGGGCGACCTGGGCGCCGGATTGTTCTGCCTTTATGGCATTCTCAGCGCGATCATTGGCCGCGGCACCACTGGCAGGGGGCAATATGTGGATGCTTCGCTGTTCGAGGCGGCCTTGTCGCTCTCGATCTGGGAGACCACGGAATTCTGGGCGACGGGGCAATCCCCCAAGCCGCTGGGCACGGCCAACCGGATGAGCGCGCCCTACCAGGCGTTCACCGCGAGCGACGGCATGTTCGTGGTGGGCGCGGCAAACCAGAAGCTCTGGGACCTGTTCTGCGAAGTGATCGGACGGCCCGACATCCATGAAGACCCACGCTTCATGACCAACAAGGACCGCGTGGCCAACCGCCATGCCCTGGTTGAGGCGCTGGCCCCCGTCTTCATCGAACGCACCGCCACGGGCTGGGTCGACGCTTTCCTCGACAGGGGCGTGCCTGCCGGGCCGATCAACGATTTCGGCCAGGTCTTTGAGGCAGATCACACGAAGGCACGGGACATGATCATGAGGATCGAGCACCCGACCGAAGGAGAGATGAATGCGCTCGGCTTTCCGGTAAAGCTGCGCGGCACGCCGCAGCAGGTGCGCTATGCACCGCCGCTTCTTGGCCAGCACACCGACGAGCTTGCGGGCGAACTTGGGTTCGACGCTGCAAAGCTGCGCGCGGAAGGAGCGTTCGGATGA